From a single Methanobrevibacter sp. genomic region:
- a CDS encoding ribbon-helix-helix domain-containing protein, with protein sequence MSEITTIKVTREVKDKLDKLKNDRHKSYNDVIRELLPEGTEISDVITTHRDSTAISLKYFEFENSKKVESYDITFQELKIEPVGSCFAARDKVDVNVNHVNTTAEIIAKKGDDVLLLVSEVACIDGERSKITGVHHFNVF encoded by the coding sequence ATGAGTGAAATAACAACAATCAAAGTAACTCGTGAAGTAAAAGACAAACTTGACAAACTAAAAAACGATAGGCATAAAAGTTACAATGATGTCATACGGGAATTACTGCCGGAAGGCACAGAAATATCAGATGTCATCACAACACATCGTGACAGTACAGCAATCAGTCTGAAATATTTTGAATTTGAAAACTCCAAAAAAGTTGAGTCATATGACATTACATTTCAGGAACTGAAAATTGAACCAGTTGGATCATGTTTTGCTGCAAGGGATAAGGTTGATGTGAATGTTAATCATGTGAATACGACTGCTGAAATCATAGCTAAAAAAGGTGATGATGTTTTGTTATTAGTGTCTGAGGTTGCTTGTATTGATGGTGAAAGGTCTAAGATTACTGGTGTGCATCATTTCAATGTGTTTTAA